A window of the Pseudoalteromonas sp. A25 genome harbors these coding sequences:
- the tgt gene encoding tRNA guanosine(34) transglycosylase Tgt encodes MKFELDCTDGKARRGRLIFDRGVVETPAFMPVGTYGTVKGMTPDELKGTGAQICLGNTFHLMLRPGTEIIKQHGDLHDFMNWDKPILTDSGGFQVFSLGAMRKISEEGVLFKSPVNGEKIMLSPEKAMEVQCDLGSDIVMIFDECTPYPATEKEARDSMELSLRWAKRSKEGHGDNPAALFGIIQGGMYPELRAESQKGLEEIGFDGYALGGLSVGEPKEDMIRILDHCAYKMPEDKPRYLMGVGKPEDLVEAVRRGIDMFDCVMPTRNARNGHLFITGGIVKIRNAVHKTDTGPLDPECDCHTCENYSRAYLHHLDKCNEILGARLNTIHNLRYYQRVMEGLRNAISEGKLDAFVEDFYARRGQTVPPLAETE; translated from the coding sequence ATGAAATTTGAATTAGACTGCACCGATGGTAAAGCGCGCCGTGGTCGCTTGATTTTTGACAGGGGTGTTGTTGAAACACCCGCCTTTATGCCTGTTGGTACATATGGCACGGTGAAAGGCATGACACCTGACGAATTAAAAGGCACGGGTGCACAGATCTGTTTAGGCAACACCTTCCACTTGATGCTGCGCCCTGGTACTGAAATTATTAAGCAACATGGCGATCTGCATGACTTCATGAACTGGGACAAACCAATCTTGACAGATTCAGGTGGCTTCCAAGTGTTCAGTTTAGGGGCGATGCGTAAGATTAGCGAAGAAGGTGTGCTGTTTAAGTCGCCAGTCAATGGTGAGAAAATCATGCTATCGCCAGAAAAAGCGATGGAAGTGCAGTGTGACTTGGGATCAGACATCGTAATGATTTTTGATGAATGTACGCCATACCCAGCCACTGAAAAAGAAGCTAGAGATTCAATGGAGTTGTCATTGCGTTGGGCTAAACGCTCGAAAGAAGGGCATGGTGATAACCCCGCAGCTTTGTTTGGCATTATACAAGGTGGTATGTATCCTGAGTTGCGTGCTGAGTCGCAAAAAGGGTTAGAAGAAATCGGCTTTGATGGGTATGCTTTGGGCGGCTTGTCAGTGGGTGAACCAAAAGAAGATATGATCCGCATTTTGGATCACTGCGCTTATAAAATGCCAGAAGACAAACCGCGCTATTTAATGGGGGTTGGCAAACCAGAGGATCTTGTTGAAGCGGTTCGTCGTGGGATTGATATGTTCGATTGTGTTATGCCAACTCGTAACGCTCGAAATGGCCACCTATTTATCACCGGCGGTATAGTAAAGATCCGTAATGCTGTTCATAAGACAGATACTGGACCACTTGACCCTGAATGTGATTGCCACACTTGCGAAAATTACTCGCGAGCTTATTTACACCATTTAGATAAGTGTAATGAGATTTTAGGTGCGCGTCTTAACACTATCCATAACCTTCGCTACTATCAGCGTGTTATGGAAGGGTTGCGCAATGCGATTAGCGAAGGCAAGTTAGATGCCTTTGTGGAAGATTTTTATGCACGCCGCGGGCAAACAGTGCCGCCGTTGGCTGAAACAGAATAA
- the queA gene encoding tRNA preQ1(34) S-adenosylmethionine ribosyltransferase-isomerase QueA, which yields MRVADFSFELPDELIARHPKKERSSSRLLTLDGNSGEISHKVFTDILDFLQPNDIMVFNNTKVIPARMFGQKSTGGKVEVLVERVLDEHRVLAHVRSSKSPKEGATLILEEKAEAIMLARHGELFELQFTAEQGVFEILEEIGHMPLPPYIDRPDEEEDKQRYQTVYNEKPGAVAAPTAGLHFDEKLLQQIKDKGVETAFITLHVGAGTFQPVRVESVDEHVMHSEYIEVPEQVVDAIAAAKAKGGRVIAVGTTSVRSLESAAKVHDGLLKAFTGDTDIFIYPGYEFKVVDAMVTNFHLPESTLIMLVSAFSGQEHIMKAYRTAIEQKYRFFSYGDAMFLTKQSRT from the coding sequence ATGCGCGTAGCTGATTTTAGTTTTGAACTTCCTGATGAATTAATTGCCCGTCATCCCAAAAAAGAGCGTTCAAGTAGTCGTTTGCTCACTCTTGATGGCAACAGCGGTGAAATTTCTCATAAGGTTTTTACTGATATTTTAGACTTCTTACAGCCGAATGATATTATGGTTTTCAACAACACCAAGGTGATCCCTGCCCGAATGTTCGGCCAGAAATCCACTGGCGGCAAGGTTGAGGTATTAGTTGAACGTGTGCTTGATGAGCATCGAGTATTGGCGCATGTGCGATCAAGTAAGTCGCCCAAAGAAGGGGCTACATTAATCCTTGAGGAAAAAGCAGAAGCTATCATGCTCGCACGCCATGGTGAGTTATTTGAGCTTCAGTTTACTGCTGAGCAAGGGGTGTTTGAGATTTTAGAAGAAATCGGGCATATGCCTTTGCCGCCATATATCGATAGACCCGATGAAGAAGAAGATAAACAGCGATATCAAACCGTATATAACGAAAAGCCAGGAGCAGTGGCTGCACCGACCGCAGGATTGCATTTTGATGAGAAGTTATTACAGCAGATTAAAGATAAAGGTGTAGAGACGGCGTTTATTACCCTGCATGTGGGAGCGGGGACGTTTCAACCAGTGCGTGTAGAGTCGGTTGATGAACATGTCATGCACTCTGAGTATATTGAAGTACCTGAGCAAGTTGTTGACGCCATTGCGGCTGCAAAAGCGAAAGGGGGTCGAGTTATTGCCGTAGGAACGACATCTGTGCGCTCATTAGAGTCTGCTGCAAAAGTCCATGATGGTTTATTGAAAGCGTTTACAGGAGATACTGACATTTTTATCTACCCAGGCTATGAGTTTAAAGTTGTGGATGCCATGGTAACCAACTTTCATTTACCTGAGTCCACATTGATCATGTTAGTCAGCGCATTTTCAGGCCAAGAGCATATTATGAAGGCTTATCGCACCGCAATAGAACAGAAGTACCGCTTTTTTAGCTATGGTGATGCAATGTTTTTAACTAAACAATCTCGCACTTAG
- a CDS encoding EAL domain-containing protein: protein MARQLNLLIVNSSQQERDTIKNTLQSLDVFTFIECEDSQNALQLLKKQAVDVVITGLDVGKIDGWRFSRMVRSGLLKTPKNTPIVLIPPIYCERIAETTARSYSIDAVLPFERHRQLPHTLANVLSTHLEKSSRLSLLLLEPNQQRADEICQHLSLSFACTHVNTTNDALSLFRQNSYAIILLDATATRAHATKELVDNILKYNPNQAIVTIIDSRDADYAEQLLLLGVTDFVREPYDISILSKVCDHAARREDFMVSYAEFEEKVSQLSRSEQNYKELFSAHQRILLHLNTVVMELDQQGLIRFINPAWEALSGLGIKSSLGQPLYKFVSQEYQLELQNTLALVISEQKQQAKIELQINNQNHCQIWVECRFQLINNSTSKTTVTATLDNIHERKQAELQLRHLALHDTLTGLHNRYFFDQQLQKICSSITEQNNIEHALLYIDLDHFKIINDSKGHQQGDIVLKEVAQLFGENISDEHLIFRIGGDEFAIILSNTNLLDAHIAAESICMAIEKHKFHSEENSYSISCSIGLTQLTLDNHDANECLKQADIALYVAKNLGRNLVHCYSKEDAHNSTLQTGLEWGHSVREALQNNLIELHYQPIWDLKNNTIAYFEALLRLVVKDELINPNQFIPALELLNDTFLMDQCVIRNAIAAVAQHKELNQVAINLSAQSFLDERLLPHIQACLEKYQVAAQRIIFEITESASINNLSATQAMIAKLNQLGCHFSIDDFGTGFSTFSYLKQLPAQHVKIDGSFVRDMLNDPIDLALVKAVHEISHSLDKRSVAEYVENVDIFNALKEIGVDYAQGFYIARPMPIHELKKAIPTILSNKTTR from the coding sequence GTGGCCAGACAATTAAATTTATTGATTGTAAACTCTAGTCAGCAAGAGCGAGATACAATAAAAAACACTCTACAAAGCCTTGATGTATTCACTTTTATTGAATGTGAAGACAGTCAAAATGCATTGCAGTTATTAAAAAAGCAAGCGGTTGACGTCGTGATAACAGGTCTTGATGTTGGCAAAATCGACGGTTGGCGCTTTTCGCGCATGGTTCGCTCTGGACTACTAAAAACCCCAAAAAATACACCAATCGTCTTGATCCCACCGATATATTGCGAACGTATCGCTGAGACAACAGCAAGAAGCTACAGTATTGACGCAGTGTTACCTTTTGAGCGTCATCGCCAACTACCACATACTTTGGCAAACGTATTATCAACTCACTTAGAAAAAAGTAGTCGTTTAAGCTTGTTATTGCTCGAACCTAATCAACAAAGGGCTGATGAAATTTGCCAACATCTTTCTTTGAGTTTTGCCTGCACACATGTCAATACAACTAATGATGCTTTGTCTCTTTTTCGACAAAATAGCTATGCAATCATTTTACTAGATGCGACAGCTACCCGCGCGCATGCAACAAAAGAGCTTGTCGATAACATATTAAAATACAACCCTAACCAAGCAATTGTAACCATCATCGACAGCAGAGATGCTGACTATGCGGAACAACTTCTGCTACTGGGGGTCACCGATTTCGTCCGCGAGCCCTATGATATTTCAATTTTGAGTAAAGTCTGCGACCACGCGGCACGCCGAGAAGACTTTATGGTGAGCTACGCCGAATTTGAAGAAAAGGTGTCGCAACTCAGTCGCAGCGAGCAAAATTACAAAGAGCTGTTTTCAGCACACCAGCGCATTTTGTTACATCTTAATACCGTTGTGATGGAATTAGATCAACAAGGCTTGATCCGCTTTATCAACCCAGCCTGGGAAGCATTATCGGGCTTGGGTATTAAATCAAGTCTCGGCCAGCCTTTATATAAATTCGTCTCGCAAGAGTATCAACTTGAGTTACAAAATACGTTAGCTCTGGTTATCAGTGAACAAAAACAACAAGCAAAAATAGAATTACAAATCAATAATCAAAATCACTGTCAAATTTGGGTTGAGTGTCGCTTTCAATTAATCAACAATAGCACCAGTAAGACCACCGTGACTGCCACACTAGATAACATTCACGAGCGCAAACAAGCCGAGTTACAGCTACGCCATCTCGCGCTGCATGATACATTAACAGGGTTACATAATAGGTACTTCTTCGACCAACAACTGCAAAAAATCTGTTCCTCTATCACCGAACAAAATAACATTGAGCATGCTTTGCTATATATTGATTTGGACCACTTCAAAATTATTAATGACAGCAAAGGGCATCAGCAAGGAGATATCGTTTTAAAAGAAGTCGCTCAACTGTTTGGTGAAAATATAAGTGATGAACACCTTATTTTTCGGATCGGGGGAGATGAATTTGCCATTATACTCAGTAACACCAATTTATTGGACGCTCATATTGCTGCTGAAAGTATATGTATGGCTATAGAAAAGCATAAATTTCACTCTGAAGAAAATAGCTATTCAATTAGTTGTTCAATTGGACTAACTCAGCTCACTCTAGACAACCATGATGCGAATGAATGTTTGAAACAAGCCGATATAGCGCTATATGTAGCGAAAAACTTAGGGCGTAACTTAGTTCACTGCTATAGCAAAGAAGACGCGCATAACAGTACCTTGCAAACAGGTTTAGAATGGGGACACAGTGTACGAGAAGCCCTACAAAACAACTTAATTGAACTACACTACCAACCCATCTGGGATCTTAAAAATAACACCATAGCTTATTTTGAGGCGTTATTGAGGTTGGTTGTCAAAGACGAGCTTATAAACCCAAATCAGTTTATCCCGGCTCTTGAGCTTCTTAACGATACATTTTTAATGGATCAATGCGTTATTAGGAATGCTATCGCTGCCGTTGCGCAGCATAAGGAGCTCAACCAGGTAGCGATAAACTTATCAGCGCAGTCTTTCTTAGATGAGCGCTTGCTACCGCATATTCAAGCTTGTTTAGAAAAGTATCAAGTCGCTGCGCAGCGTATCATTTTTGAGATCACTGAATCTGCGAGTATTAACAACCTCAGTGCAACTCAAGCTATGATTGCCAAACTCAATCAACTTGGCTGCCACTTTTCTATTGATGATTTTGGCACTGGATTCAGCACGTTTAGCTACCTCAAACAACTACCAGCACAGCATGTAAAAATCGATGGTTCATTCGTACGAGATATGTTGAATGACCCGATAGATTTGGCTTTAGTGAAGGCTGTACACGAAATAAGTCACTCTCTAGACAAGCGCTCGGTGGCCGAATATGTTGAAAATGTAGACATATTCAATGCATTAAAAGAAATTGGTGTGGATTATGCTCAGGGCTTCTACATTGCACGTCCAATGCCTATACATGAACTAAAAAAAGCAATCCCTACTATTTTATCTAATAAAACAACCCGATAA